AACTGGATACGAAATCATTGCTGGCGCTGGATAGGGACGCAATAGCTGCTGTAGGGTTTGGGGCGTTTGGACTTGAGAATCTAGCCATAAATCGTAATCTTTTGGCTCTAGAATCACTGGCATCCGGTCGTGGATAGGTTGAAGTAATTCGTTTGCTGCCGTTGTCAAAATTGTACAAGAGATTATTTCCCCGTTAGCAGGCGAACACCATTTCTCCCATAAACCTGCAAAGCCGAAGGGTTGCCCATCTTCAAGGCGAAAATAAAATGGCTGCTTTTTACCTTGTTGGCGTTGCCACTCATAAAAGCCATCAGCTAACACTAAACAGCGACGATGCTTAAAAGCCGAACGAAAAGACGGTTTTTCGGCAACAGTTTCTGCCCTAGCATTAATCAGCTTTGCTCCCATTCCTGCGTCTTTTGCCCATGAGGGAATTAATCCCCAATGCAACTGCTGAAATTCACGCTTTTCGCTTTCGGGGTTTTGTAACACTGTTGCCACCATTTGGGTAGGTGCAATATTAAAATCGGCTGCTAAATTCAGAACTGGCTCGACATGGAAAAATTGGGCTAGAGCTTCTGCTGACTGGTTTAGAGTAAATCTTCCACACATACTTTTATTCCCAACCACTAACTAAATTAAATAAATATCTCAATTTAGAAATCAATAATATTTTTTTTATTTTTTCAGATAATTTTATTTAGTACTCAAAAGCTAAATTTTAAAAGAAATTATCCGGTTTTGGGAAAATATTTTGGTAAGATATTGTATTTTGAACCTTAACTTATCAACATATTGATAACTGCATTTTAGCATGGAACTACTGCGTTTGTACGATTTTTTACCTTCAGGTAATGGTTATAAGATACGTCTTTTATTCACACAACTAGGTATGCCTTTTGAGAGGGTAGAGCTTAATATTTTGAAAGGCGAGACTCGAACACCAGAGTTTTTAAGTAAAAATCCTAACGGAAAGATACCTATTCTAGAAATTGAGCCAGGGCAATACTTAGCAGAATCAAATGCCATATTGGTATATCTGAGTGAAGGGACAGAATTTTTGCCTTATGACCGCTTTTTACGAGCGCAAGTGCTGCAATGGTTATTTTTTGAACAGTATAGCCATGAACCTTTCATTGCTACATCAAGATTTTGGATTTCTATTTTAGGTAAAACTGAAGAATATAGTGAAGCTATCAAGGAAAAACGCGAACCAGGTTATGCAGCACTTAGCTTGATGGAAAAACATTTAACCTCTAACACTTTTTTTGTAGGAGAGCGTTATACGATTGCTGATATTGCCTTGTTTGCTTACACTCATGTAGCTGACGAAGGTGGGTTCGATTTAACACCATTTTCTGCTATTCAAGCTTGGATAAAAAGAGTCAAAGCTCAACCAAGATATATCAGCATTACAGAAGTATAAAAAGTCGATTTTACAAGTTTGTATCTCTCATTTATTGGCTCTGCTAGGGGATATCTTGGGAAGAAGGCATACTACTCAGCAGCAACTAAACATCTCTATCAATTTCTATCAGCTTTTGCCGAGAGGACAAACCCGACTTAATTCTGATATCAGATTTGGCTACATCAAATTTCTTTGCTAGGAGTTTAATTAACTCTTCATTAGCCTTACCATCAACTGGAGGCGATTTTAAATATACAGTCAGACTGCCATCAGGTTGTTCTTCAATTTTTTGCTGTTTTGAATTAGGTTTAACCTTGACTTTTTTTTGCATAACCAATTTTATATAATTGTCGCAGCCATAACCAACCTACAATACAACCCAATGCGTAATGAGGAAAATCCCACCATACAAAAGTAGTACCAAGTAATAATTTACCTATCAAGGTGGCACGAATTTCATTTAATAGTGGCGGATGCCAAAGTTGTAAGAATTCTAGTATACAGGTGATGACAAAAACCCATATAGGAATTTGGATTATGGCCGCCCGACTTCTGAACAACCAAAAAGCAAATAGACACCAAAATATTTCATAAAGTATATCTCCTCCGTAGTCATTAAACCACTGATGACCAGGCCCACTGTAAAACTTAGACAAAATGCCCATCGGTACAACGATGAGCATAGAAATAATAATAAATATTGTTTGATTACGAGATTCGAGCATTTTATGAAGGCTAAAGACTAACGAAAATTTTAGCCTCTACACTGCTCTTTCTTAGGAATTCCTAATTTTGTATTTTATTAATAGTATTTACATCAAACTACACGCTGTAGGGGGAATACCCTGCGGGTGATGCTCTTACCTTTTTACGAGACGCTGCGCGTAGCTTGCTTCCCCATAAGGGTATGCTACCGCTACGCTAACGCTACTTCCTTTATGCCGGAGAACCCATACACCGGAATGGCTCACCACTTTGCGTCTACATAAATTGCTCTAAGAAGAAAATCTTTCTTTTCGGCTATTGTTTGCGTAAGCCTTGTTAGGGATATCTTCTGCTACCAGCACCCACTACACCGATTTTGTGGCGATAGGAGAGTTCGGCACCGAACCAGCCGGAAGCGCTGGTCAGTGTACCCACAATGAGTGAGATTAACAGTCCCCAGGGTACTATTCGGGATTCAGCGTCGCCCCAACGTAGGAGGAAGTTGACTAGTGATAAAACTAGGATAGAAACGTTAAGGATCAAATGCACCCAACCGGCGGTGCGCTTGCGAACTCGTTCAATTTTTAAAAAGTCGCTCAGACCGATCGCAGCAGCGAGTAAACCTCCAGCTAATCCGAGTCCGATTAACCATAGCGAAGCCCTAGCCCAAAAGAAATCACCAGTTAACCAGTAGCCGATGTCACTTCCCAAGGCGGCGGCTAAAAAGGCGATGGGAAAGATCACACTCAGGGGATGTAGGGGATGTCCTGCGATCGCAACTGTGCTAGGTACGCCAGTATCCCGATATTCACTGTCATTACTTTCAATAACTGGTGGAATATTGGGAAAAGGTGTTGAACTTGTTTGCGTTGTTTCTGTACTTTCCATTATTTAGTATCCTCAATTAATTAGTTTTTAAGCAGAAGGGATTTGTTCAATATAAGCTTCAGCTTGTAGGGTTAGCTTGCCTACTTCTGCTCTTAGTTGCCTAACTTGTAGATTCATTCCCTCTAAATCAAAATTACTCAGATTCAAAATCTCGCTAGTTTCGTCTATCAAAGCTTTTGTCAAATCTGGTGATATTTCTTCACTTTCACCATACTCAACATTTTCTAGAGAAACTGTTTTTCCATTAGGGCTTATCTGAGGGATCGCAGAAAAAGCAACTTGGTGATTCTCACCTGTTTCTACTAATTTTATACTGGCATTTAGTGCTATTTTTCCATCACCAGGTAGCCGAAAGTCTACATTTTGTGGTTCAATAGTCGTCAATTTCCCGTTAACATGGATTTTTTGACTTTGCAGCTGCGATCGCACATATTCTGAGTTAAAGGCGCGATTGATATCAGATTCGGTTAACACAACCTGGGCATTAGCTTTAGTAGGTTGGCTAAGTTCGATTTTACCTAAAGCCACACTCAGAGGATTTATGGCAACATCAGTCATTTGCATTTTTAATTCCTCCATACGGAGGTCTTTTTGCATTACTAAACCTTCGCCTTCAACGCTGACTGAATCTACTTGCCCCTGAACTAGTTTTAGCGGGTCTGTTTTAATGTTTACATCTAAGTTCTCGGCTTCATCTAATTGGCTGGATAAGCCTATTTCTGCAGCTTTATTCAGGGCCTGCTCTCCTAATCCAGAACTTTCTGGCATTATTAAATTAACTCCTATAAATAGCTAAATTAAGATGTCCTTGAAGTAATTTAATAAATTAAGACTATATTTTTATCTGTCTGGCGAGGTAATATAGATTTAAATATTATCTATCTAAAAGTAGAATGACATAATTTATAGTAATTTTGAAGTATTTTTTTATTTAGCCAATCTTCATATTTAGTTAGTATAAATTTCCTCATGATTATCGTATTTTTGTGAAAATGCAGGTGAGACTAAGCACAAAAATTTCACAAACTAATCTTGCCATAGCTGGATATTGAGTAATTTAACCACCCCGAAGATAAACTAAAGGTTGCTGATTTTTATTATCAATCAGCCATCCTAATTAAACACCATTAGTAATATATTCTTTCATGTTGGCTTTGAATTTTGGCAACTTGTCATTTTTAGAAAGAATTTCAATTATAAAATCAAGTGCTAAATTAATAAATTTATCCTCTTGCTGATAGAAACTTTCTGATAAGTATCATTTAGCGACAGAATCAGCATCCAGCGAGGCAATCTGACTTGTCATAGCAAGCTTGATAGATATTTCCATTTTTAGGCTGAGATTCTCCCCCTTTTCCCTTCTCCTGCTCTGGGTTCTCTGTGTCTCTGCGGTTTGTTATAAAAAGAAGTCGATAAAAGATTCATAGGAACTAGACAAATAGCTTTTTTCCAGAGACGATGTAGTGATATATCTCACAAACAACTTTTAGCTTTTACATTCTCTCTCTAGATAAAAAATCTTTCTCTCGGTAGATAGGTGTACTGGCTTTATTATGGCTGCTATGTTACCAATATGACGATAGTAAGACAAAACGCCCTAAATACAACCGTAAGTCCTTCAGTAAACACTCCAGAAACATTGGCAGAAAAGGTTATTGAAACAGAGCGGATACATGACGTTCTCCTTTTGCTGCAAAACTTAATTAACAGTGAAGAAGCCACTGTAAAACTAATTCTGGATTGTCTCTATGATGTTGGTTCAGTCAATCTAATCAATCAAAAGCTTCGCATGAAGCCTTTAAACAGGGTAATGAAATTAATTGCCCGAATGTCTAAACCAGTTTTTAGAATTTTAGCTTTCAATTGGTTTAAGAAAAACTGTCCGCAATTGATTACTAATTGGCTACACACCCAGGTAACTTTTAGAAGTACCAAAAATATACCTCAAGAGGTAGCTGTTAAAGTTGCAGAACTTCAACCATATCCCTTACCACCGACAGAAAATCTCAGCCAAGAGATTAAAAATCTGCGTTCTCAGGTTAGATGGCTAGCTGGGATTTCAATAATAGCGATCGCTGTTTTAGCAGTAACAGCAATTAAGTTAAACTGAAACCCATAATTAGCACCGTTATCAAATTTAATAGAGCCAGCAAGCTATTTTAGGCGTAAGATGCACTTGAGTTCTAAAAACTCTAGTAGCCTAGAATGTGAATAATTTTTGATCCATAAGGCGTTTTGGAAAACAGTTATTTGAAACTCCAAGCACCTTAACTCATTGTATTGCCAGCATATTTAAATAGCTGGTTCAGCATATATGCTAATTCCTACTATGACTTTGCCAAAACCTACCTTGGAGGATATCGAAATACATCTTCTCTTGGAAGGGGTATATCAATATTACGGCTATGACTTCCGCGATTATGCTCTTTCCTCACTCAAGCGCCGCATTCAGAGCTTTATGCAATTAGAGGGGCTAGCTAATATTTCTGCTTTGCAAGAACGTTTACTCCACAACCGTGCTTATTTAGAACGATTTTTGCTTGCTCTAACGGTGAATGTAACATCAATGTTTCGCGATCCGAGCTTTTATAACACCTTCAGAAATCAAGTTGTCCCCTTCTTACAAACCTATCCGTTTATTCGCATCTGGCACGCTGGATGTTCTACGGGTGAAGAAGTCTACTCAATGGCAATTCTACTACAAGAAGAAGGACTTTATCACCGTTGCCGGATATATGCAACTGATACTAATGAAAAGGTATTACAAAATGCTAGAAGTGGTATTTTTTCTCTAAAACTGATGCAGGAATATACTCATCTTTACCTGAAAGCAGGCGGCAAGAAGTCATTTTCAGAATATTATACCGCAGCTTATGACAATGCTATTTTTCGATCATCTCTCAGAGAAAATGTTGTGTTTGCCCAGCATAATTTAGCAACTGACAGTTCTTTTAATGAATTTAATGTTATTATTTGTCGTAATGTCCTGATCTATTTCAATCAGGCACTTCAAAAGCGGGTACACCAACTATTTTATAATAGCCTCTGCACCTTTGGAATTTTGGGTTTAGGAAAACAAGAATCCATCAGATTCACCTCTTATGAACAGCACTATGAAGAGATAGTCAAAGGTGAGAAACTATATAAAAAAATAGCTGGTGCTTAAAATCCAAGCTGTTTGAACTACTATATGAAGTAAAAAGTTTTGATTTTAAATTGTAGAATAAAGTTGCAATTCTGTCAAAAGACAGTCTGTAAAACATTTTTAATTGTGTTCAGAAGATACACTTAGCTATTGCTTAAGGTAAATTACACATTAAAGTCTTAAAGGAGATTGTCGATGCAGCTTCTCGAATGCCCTCCTGTTGCAGTCATTGCTGGAGAAAATGCGGTTCACGTTTCTCAACTACCTTCTATATGGCAAGACATTGCTAGAGGAAGCACGAGTGTCGGACTTTCTCATCCCCAAAGCTATGTTGAGATGGCACAGTTGTTCCTGTATAAATTAGAGTATGGCGATGTTGATTTGTTTAGCGATCGCCCCCAACTAGCTCACTTGATACCATCATTCTCCCAGCTATTTACACAACTAGCATGGGAAACCCTAGAATTTTTTGGGCAAGACTTTCTCAAAGACAGCTATCCAAACTTTGCAAAAATTCTCCGTGATGTGGAGTCAAAGGGGACAGAATATGCTGATGAAGTAAAAGTGGCTCACATTGGCATAGATTTATTCAACGAGTTTGGTTATGAACTACCTGCCAGCTTTTATCATGTGCATCTAGCACCAATTTACCGCGAGCATGTTTTTGAAGAACGCGCCTTAAGATTTGATCGGCGCGATATTGAACACAAACGTGCTTGGGATGCCATACTCCATGCAGGTAAGGTGTTTGCGATTCAGATGAAGGTGCAAAGTATTGCTTCTAAATACGGTTTTACTTATCAACACGGCTGTGGTTGTAACTCTCACTTATCTTCCATTGATGTATCTAGTGGCGCGTTTGAATATGAATTGAGTCCCGAAAAGCGCCAGCGATGGATTCGCAGTTTCATTTGGACTGCTTGGTATGAGTATGCCTTTTTTGCGATCGTCCCAAATACGAGTTATTTAGTCTAATACCCATTTGCAAAAAGAATGCGAGAAATAGACCATTTGTAGAGACGCGATGAATCGCGTCTTTACCCAAGGATGTGTTGCAATCATTAATTGAATTGAATGAACAGAGGGAGAAATTACTCCCTCATTCTCATTTACTGCCAAACGTAGATGAGGATAAACAAAATAATCCAGATAACATCGACGAAGTGCCAGAACAACGAAGTCGCGTTCACGCCGAAGTGTCCTGTGTCGTAGTTGCCAGGGATGAAAGAACGTACCAAAATAATCGACTGCAACAGAATGCCGGTGAAAACGTGCAAACCGTGGAAACCTGTTAGCAGGTAAAATGTTCCGCCAAATACCCCTGTGGTGAAGCCAAAATCGAGGCCGTTCCATTCAATCGCTTGCCCAACCAAAAAGTAAGTTCCCATCGCCATTGTTGTCAAGAGAAACAGGCGAAATTTCACTAAATCATGGCGTTGCAGGGCGCGTTCGGCTAAGTAAATTACAAAGCTACTAGCGACAAGAATTACTGTGTTGATTGCCGGTTCTTTTACTTCTAACCCGGAAACACCAACTGGTAGCCAGTTAGGAGTTGTTGTTTTGTAGATTGCATATCCGGCGAAAAAGCTCAAGAAAATGACGCTTTCAGACAGTAGAAAGACAATGAAGCCAAACATCTTGTTGCCTTCTTCGTCGTGCGTATGTTCTGCGGCTGCGTGGTGCAATTCATCTAAATTGATATAACTGTCCATTGGTGGAGTTTTGCTTTTAGCTTGAGGGTTGAATTTAAAACGCAAAGGAGACATAGTTCGTTGCGCTACGGTGTACACACAAGTCTTTTGACCTTACCTTTATTGCATCAACTTGCAAGTTTGTTGCATTGACTTGCAAGTTTGTTGTATCGACTTGCAAGTTTGTTGCATCGACCTGCAAAAATTAACTTACCCTAAGTTACGGAGTAACCTAAAAGATTTGTGTGTATACGGTAGGATAGCCTGGGTTATTCTGAGAGGTTAGCTGTCAAGGGTTCCGATTTACCGTAGCCATAGGGTTCAGAGATGATGATGGGAGTTTCTTCAAAGTTTTCTACTGGGGGGGGTGAAGAAACCATCCACTCTAGTCCGATCGCTCGCCAAGGGTTAGCGGGTGCTTTCTCGCCTTGCATCCAAGAAATCACCATGTTGAATATGAAGGGTAAGGTGGACATTCCTAAGAGGAATCCGCCCAAACTAGCGATGATATTCCAGAATTGATACTCTGGGGCGTAGGAAGCAACTCGGCGTAACATGCCTTGCAATCCCAAGGGGTGCATAGGTAAAAAGTTGAGGTTAGTACCGATGAAGGCTAACCAGAAGTGAATTTTACCCCAGCTTTCAGAGTACATGCGCCCGGTCATTTTGGGGAACCAGTGATAAATGGCAGCATACAAGCCCATTGTCACCGTACCGTAGAGGACATAGTGGAAGTGTCCCACTACAAAGTAAGTATTATTAACGTGGACATCAACGGGCACTGAGGAAAGCATGATGCCTGTGATGCCAGCGAAGACAAACATGATTAATCCACCCAAAGCAAACAGCATGGGGGTATTTAACCGCAGTTTACCGCCCCAAATAGTTGCTACCCAAGCAAATACTTTAATTCCTGTGGGGACAGATACAAACATCGTCGTCAGCATGAAAATCAACCGCATCCAGCTGGGTGTACCACTGACATACATGTGGTGTACCCAAACAATACCGCTAACTACTGCAATCAAGATGGATGAAACGGCAACTACTTTGTAACCAAATAAGGGTTTACGTGAATAAACTGGAAAGATTTCCGAGAAAATGCCGAAGATGGGCAAAATAATCACGTAAACGGCGGGGTGGGAGTAGAACCAGAAATAATGCTCAAACATTACTGGATTACCACCCTTGGCGGGGTCGAAAAAGGCAGTGCCTGCTGTGAGATCGAGTAGCAGCATTACCGCACCAGCTGTCAATGCAGGTAGTCCGAAGAGTTGAATAATCTGGGCGCTAAATACTGCCCAGACAAACAAGGGCATTTTGAAAAAGCCCATTCCTGGGGCCCGCATCTTCACAATTGTGGTGACAAAGTTCACTGCCCCCATAATTGAGGATACGCCGGATATTGCCACCGCTAAGAGCCAGAGAACTTGACCATTAATCAAGTTACCTGTGGGATTCTGAAGACTGACTGGCGGATAAGACCACCAACCGGCCTGGGCTGGGCCACCAGGGACAAAGAAGCTACCCATCATGATAATTCCGACTACTGGCACCATCCAAAAGGCGACGGCGTTGAGGCGGGGAAATGCCATATCTCGCGCCCCAATCATCAGGGGTACTAAATAGTTGGCAAAACCAACCAGTGAGGGAAATGTCCACAAAAACAGCATCACAGTGCCGTGCATGGTGAACATACCGTTGTAGACGGTGCGATCTACTAAATCTGATTCGGGTGTCATCAGTTCTCCCCGCATCACCATCGCAAAGATACCGCCGATGAGAA
The Nostoc punctiforme PCC 73102 genome window above contains:
- a CDS encoding SOS response-associated peptidase, encoding MCGRFTLNQSAEALAQFFHVEPVLNLAADFNIAPTQMVATVLQNPESEKREFQQLHWGLIPSWAKDAGMGAKLINARAETVAEKPSFRSAFKHRRCLVLADGFYEWQRQQGKKQPFYFRLEDGQPFGFAGLWEKWCSPANGEIISCTILTTAANELLQPIHDRMPVILEPKDYDLWLDSQVQTPQTLQQLLRPYPAPAMISYPVSTLVNNSRHNSPECIIPLSEENAPTNQLN
- a CDS encoding glutathione S-transferase family protein; this encodes MELLRLYDFLPSGNGYKIRLLFTQLGMPFERVELNILKGETRTPEFLSKNPNGKIPILEIEPGQYLAESNAILVYLSEGTEFLPYDRFLRAQVLQWLFFEQYSHEPFIATSRFWISILGKTEEYSEAIKEKREPGYAALSLMEKHLTSNTFFVGERYTIADIALFAYTHVADEGGFDLTPFSAIQAWIKRVKAQPRYISITEV
- a CDS encoding DUF167 domain-containing protein — encoded protein: MQKKVKVKPNSKQQKIEEQPDGSLTVYLKSPPVDGKANEELIKLLAKKFDVAKSDIRIKSGLSSRQKLIEIDRDV
- a CDS encoding DUF2809 domain-containing protein; translation: MLESRNQTIFIIISMLIVVPMGILSKFYSGPGHQWFNDYGGDILYEIFWCLFAFWLFRSRAAIIQIPIWVFVITCILEFLQLWHPPLLNEIRATLIGKLLLGTTFVWWDFPHYALGCIVGWLWLRQLYKIGYAKKSQG
- a CDS encoding DUF2231 domain-containing protein translates to MESTETTQTSSTPFPNIPPVIESNDSEYRDTGVPSTVAIAGHPLHPLSVIFPIAFLAAALGSDIGYWLTGDFFWARASLWLIGLGLAGGLLAAAIGLSDFLKIERVRKRTAGWVHLILNVSILVLSLVNFLLRWGDAESRIVPWGLLISLIVGTLTSASGWFGAELSYRHKIGVVGAGSRRYP
- a CDS encoding DUF2993 domain-containing protein is translated as MPESSGLGEQALNKAAEIGLSSQLDEAENLDVNIKTDPLKLVQGQVDSVSVEGEGLVMQKDLRMEELKMQMTDVAINPLSVALGKIELSQPTKANAQVVLTESDINRAFNSEYVRSQLQSQKIHVNGKLTTIEPQNVDFRLPGDGKIALNASIKLVETGENHQVAFSAIPQISPNGKTVSLENVEYGESEEISPDLTKALIDETSEILNLSNFDLEGMNLQVRQLRAEVGKLTLQAEAYIEQIPSA
- a CDS encoding CheR family methyltransferase — translated: MTLPKPTLEDIEIHLLLEGVYQYYGYDFRDYALSSLKRRIQSFMQLEGLANISALQERLLHNRAYLERFLLALTVNVTSMFRDPSFYNTFRNQVVPFLQTYPFIRIWHAGCSTGEEVYSMAILLQEEGLYHRCRIYATDTNEKVLQNARSGIFSLKLMQEYTHLYLKAGGKKSFSEYYTAAYDNAIFRSSLRENVVFAQHNLATDSSFNEFNVIICRNVLIYFNQALQKRVHQLFYNSLCTFGILGLGKQESIRFTSYEQHYEEIVKGEKLYKKIAGA
- a CDS encoding cytochrome c oxidase subunit 3 — encoded protein: MDSYINLDELHHAAAEHTHDEEGNKMFGFIVFLLSESVIFLSFFAGYAIYKTTTPNWLPVGVSGLEVKEPAINTVILVASSFVIYLAERALQRHDLVKFRLFLLTTMAMGTYFLVGQAIEWNGLDFGFTTGVFGGTFYLLTGFHGLHVFTGILLQSIILVRSFIPGNYDTGHFGVNATSLFWHFVDVIWIILFILIYVWQ
- the ctaD gene encoding cytochrome c oxidase subunit I, with translation MTNVPIEGILLPNEKHNHESPTSWKEYFSFSTDHKVIGIQYLVTSFFFFLIGGIFAMVMRGELMTPESDLVDRTVYNGMFTMHGTVMLFLWTFPSLVGFANYLVPLMIGARDMAFPRLNAVAFWMVPVVGIIMMGSFFVPGGPAQAGWWSYPPVSLQNPTGNLINGQVLWLLAVAISGVSSIMGAVNFVTTIVKMRAPGMGFFKMPLFVWAVFSAQIIQLFGLPALTAGAVMLLLDLTAGTAFFDPAKGGNPVMFEHYFWFYSHPAVYVIILPIFGIFSEIFPVYSRKPLFGYKVVAVSSILIAVVSGIVWVHHMYVSGTPSWMRLIFMLTTMFVSVPTGIKVFAWVATIWGGKLRLNTPMLFALGGLIMFVFAGITGIMLSSVPVDVHVNNTYFVVGHFHYVLYGTVTMGLYAAIYHWFPKMTGRMYSESWGKIHFWLAFIGTNLNFLPMHPLGLQGMLRRVASYAPEYQFWNIIASLGGFLLGMSTLPFIFNMVISWMQGEKAPANPWRAIGLEWMVSSPPPVENFEETPIIISEPYGYGKSEPLTANLSE